TTTTGTGAAGCTTTCAATGGATTCGTTGTGAGCTTTGGATAAAGAAAAGATGACGGAGACGATATCGTCATCCGTCATCTCTTTTTTTAACTTTATCTCTGCGTTCATGACAGCGGTCTTTATCTGCCTTATTACGGCAGTTTTAGTTTCGTCTTTCGCTTTCATGGACGCTTTTAAATCTTCTGACAGTTTTTCGTTTAAGCTCATTTCTTTATGGGCCTTTTTTTCTTGCGTTTTTTGCTGGCAGCCCACATTTTCTGTTTCTTTCTTACTGACGGCGGTTCGTAATACTCCCTTTTCTTCATTTCCTGAAGAATACCGGCGTCCTGCACTTTTTTCTTAAAGCGCTTCATTGCGTCGTCTAAGCTTTCATTTTCCTTTATTGAAATCTCAGCCATGTAAAATAATCCCTCCAAACTTTTCTGGAATATAATTTTTCCCTGTATTTACACCAATTAACATAAATACAAAGTCAATTAAAAGCAAAAAATGCTTTGAACAATTATACAGATTATGCGACGGAAAGTCAATAAATAGATAAAGCCCATACATAAGCCCATAGATTATAATCCATTTCCCATAAATAGGTCTAAAAACCCATAGATAATA
The nucleotide sequence above comes from Candidatus Goldiibacteriota bacterium. Encoded proteins:
- a CDS encoding 30S ribosomal protein S21 — its product is MAEISIKENESLDDAMKRFKKKVQDAGILQEMKKREYYEPPSVRKKQKMWAASKKRKKKRPIKK